One window of Vitis riparia cultivar Riparia Gloire de Montpellier isolate 1030 chromosome 5, EGFV_Vit.rip_1.0, whole genome shotgun sequence genomic DNA carries:
- the LOC117914323 gene encoding protein NLP9 isoform X5: MNFDASTGWCNNPTMEQSYASYEMSPLQSMPYSDVFNFSDQNVATNSVSDGREVDNSNATRSNNSSFQQNFVSEIGPLGRPLAEKMLTALSFFKRSCEGGILAQVWVPIRTGDHYMLSTYEQPYLLDQTLAGYREVSRAFTFSAEDKSGLFPGLPGRVFMSKVPEWTSNVGYYNLEEYLRVKHAAHHDVRGSIALPVFDPPEMSCCAVLELVTVEEKSNFDSEMEMVCQALEAVNLKSTTPPRLQQQYSNNQRAALAEIIDVLRAVCHAHRLPLALTWIPCNFIRGDADEIIRVRIKQSNTSSSGKCMLCIEETACYVNDREMQGFVHACMKHYIEEGQGVSGKALQSNHPFFFQDVKKYDISEYPLVHHARKFGLNAAVAIRLRSTFTGNDDYILEFFLPLSVKGGPEQQLLLNNLSGTMQKMCRSLRRVSDTELLGVECSKFGIERGVLTNLPPMPVSGSNSQLESSEFEFNLDRMGLDASNLGVEGLVASVPREKKTCGSRRQQDKRRTVAEKNVSLSLLQQYFSGSLKDAAKSIGVCPTTLKRICRQHGISRWPSRKINKVNRSLRKIQTVLSSVQGVEGGLKFDPATGGLVAAGSVIQDFGAGPNILVQDLPVLHPGPASQAAPSAPPAIGVDGEVKLEEDDCYVVGTQGSPRSLQQNLNPPRREQKTSNIALVDCSEDSRSMDLESGSFRSAASLDAMPWALADNPMLDSYFAQTCSTWGARSSTTTFPAAAAVTAANEMDTVVDGDQPTSSGMTASSNSSASMVHASSSSSPSFERQLPARGKTKAEDGGSKITVKATYKEDTIRFKFEPSAGCFQLYDEVARRFGLQIGTFQLKYLDDEEEWVMLVNDADLQECLDILEDVGSRSVKFLVRDTPAAMGSSGSSNCFLIGGS, from the exons ATGAATTTTGACGCATCTACTGGATGGTGCAACAACCCCACAATGGAGCAGTCGTATGCCTCTTATGAAATGTCACCTCTCCAATCAATGCCTTACTCTGATGTATTTAATTTCAGTGATCAAAATGTTGCTACTAACAGTGTTAGTGATGGCAGAG AAGTAGACAATTCAAATGCTACAAGAAGTAACAACAGTTCTTTTCAACAGAACTTTGTTTCAGAAATTGG GCCATTAGGACGTCCACTTGCTGAGAAGATGCTCACGGCTCTGTCTTTTTTTAAACGGTCATGTGAAGGAGGCATTCTTGCACAAGTTTGGGTTCCAATTAGAACGGGAGATCATTACATGTTAAGCACTTACGAGCAACCATACTTGCTTGACCAAACACTTGCAGGTTATCGTGAAGTCTCAAGGGCATTCACCTTCTCTGCAGAAGACAAATCAGGGCTTTTTCCAGGACTTCCTGGTCGAGTATTCATGTCTAAAGTTCCAGAGTGGACTTCAAATGTAGGCTATTACAACTTGGAGGAGTATTTGCGGGTAAAGCATGCTGCTCATCATGACGTTCGTGGATCTATTGCATTACCTGTTTTTGATCCTCCTGAGATGTCATGTTGCGCTGTTTTAGAGCTTGTGACTGTAGAAGAGAAATCTAATTTTGATTCAGAGATGGAAATGGTTTGTCAGGCCCTCGAG GCTGTGAACTTAAAGAGCACCACACCACCTCGACTTCAACAACAA TACTCAAATAACCAGAGAGCTGCCTTGGCAGAGATCATTGATGTTTTACGAGCAGTATGTCATGCTCATAGATTGCCATTGGCTTTGACATGGATTCCATGTAATTTCATCAGGGGAGATGCTGATGAAATAATAAGAGTACGTATTAAACAGAGTAACACAAGTTCAAGTGGAAAATGCATGCTATGCATAGAGGAGACAGCTTGCTATGTAAATGATAGAGAGATGCAAGGTTTTGTGCATGCATGCATGAAGCATTATATTGAGGAAGGGCAAGGTGTTTCTGGAAAAGCACTCCAATCAAATCATCCCTTCTTCTTCCAGGATGTAAAGAAGTATGACATCAGTGAGTATCCACTTGTTCATCATGCACGCAAGTTTGGCCTGAATGCTGCTGTCGCAATTAGGTTGAGAAGCACCTTCACTGGTAATGATGATTATATATTGGAGTTCTTTCTCCCCCTTAGCGTGAAAGGGGGTCCAGAACAGCAACTTTTGTTAAACAACCTCTCAGGCACCATGCAAAAGATGtgtaggagcttgaggagagtttCAGACACAGAGTTGCTTGGAGTAGAATGTTCTAAATTTGGGATTGAAAGGGGAGTACTTACAAATTTACCCCCAATGCCTGTATCTGGAAGTAACTCTCAATTGGAATCGTCagaatttgaattcaatttgGACAGGATGGGTTTGGATGCATCTAACCTAGGAGTTGAGGGACTGGTGGCAAGTGTTCCCCGTGAAAAG AAAACATGTGGATCAAGAAGACAGCAGGATAAAAGACGGACAGTGGCTGAGAAAAATGTGAGCCTCAGCCTCCTTCAGCAGTACTTTTCTGGGAGTCTCAAGGATGCAGCAAAAAGCATTGGAG TTTGCCCCACTACACTCAAAAGAATCTGCAGACAACATGGGATATCAAGATGGCCGTCCCGCAAGATCAACAAGGTGAACAGATCACTGAGGAAGATACAGACTGTCCTCAGTTCTGTTCAGGGAGTCGAAGGCGGATTGAAGTTCGACCCAGCCACTGGGGGGCTCGTAGCTGCAGGCTCCGTAATCCAAGACTTCGGTGCAGGTCCCAACATCCTTGTCCAGGACCTGCCCGTTCTGCACCCTGGGCCAGCTTCCCAAGCAGCACCCTCAGCACCTCCGGCAATAGGTGTTGATGGTGAGGTGAAGCTGGAGGAAGATGATTGTTACGTGGTTGGAACCCAGGGGTCCCCCAGGAGCTTGCAGCAGAACCTGAACCCGCCCAGGCGAGAGCAGAAGACATCCAACATCGCTCTGGTCGACTGTAGCGAAGACTCCAGATCCATGGATTTGGAAAGCGGATCGTTCCGGTCAGCAGCCAGCCTCGACGCCATGCCTTGGGCTCTTGCTGATAACCCCATGCTCGATTCCTACTTCGCCCAAACATGCAGCACATGGGGGGCCAGGAGCTCAACCACAACCTTCCCGGCTGCTGCTGCCGTTACCGCAGCCAATGAGATGGACACCGTAGTCGACGGTGATCAACCCACGTCTTCGGGCATGACAGCCTCGTCCAACAGCTCTGCCTCAATGGTTCATGCGAGTTCCTCAAGCTCGCCAAGTTTCGAGAGGCAGCTGCCGGCGAGGGGGAAGACAAAGGCGGAAGACGGTGGGTCGAAGATCACCGTAAAGGCTACATACAAAGAAGACACCATCAGATTCAAGTTTGAGCCTTCTGCTGGTTGCTTCCAACTATACGACGAAGTAGCCAGAAGGTTCGGACTTCAGATCGGCACATTCCAGCTCAAGTACCTTGATGATGAAGAAGAGTGGGTGATGCTGGTAAATGACGCCGATCTACAAGAGTGTCTTGACATTCTGGAGGATGTTGGATCCCGGAGCGTCAAGTTTCTCGTCCGGGACACTCCAGCCGCCATGGGTAGCTCCGGAAGCAGCAACTGCTTCCTGATCGGTGGATCTTAG
- the LOC117914323 gene encoding protein NLP9 isoform X2 translates to MNFDASTGWCNNPTMEQSYASYEIGTFNVAGSSFCSGAKMAFQPMDSQFGFSLNSTEVDNSNATRSNNSSFQQNFVSEIGSDASRSIGCFQQNVGSDMENCSDMGNCMISRPLGRPLAEKMLTALSFFKRSCEGGILAQVWVPIRTGDHYMLSTYEQPYLLDQTLAGYREVSRAFTFSAEDKSGLFPGLPGRVFMSKVPEWTSNVGYYNLEEYLRVKHAAHHDVRGSIALPVFDPPEMSCCAVLELVTVEEKSNFDSEMEMVCQALEAVNLKSTTPPRLQQQYSNNQRAALAEIIDVLRAVCHAHRLPLALTWIPCNFIRGDADEIIRVRIKQSNTSSSGKCMLCIEETACYVNDREMQGFVHACMKHYIEEGQGVSGKALQSNHPFFFQDVKKYDISEYPLVHHARKFGLNAAVAIRLRSTFTGNDDYILEFFLPLSVKGGPEQQLLLNNLSGTMQKMCRSLRRVSDTELLGVECSKFGIERGVLTNLPPMPVSGSNSQLESSEFEFNLDRMGLDASNLGVEGLVASVPREKKTCGSRRQQDKRRTVAEKNVSLSLLQQYFSGSLKDAAKSIGVCPTTLKRICRQHGISRWPSRKINKVNRSLRKIQTVLSSVQGVEGGLKFDPATGGLVAAGSVIQDFGAGPNILVQDLPVLHPGPASQAAPSAPPAIGVDGEVKLEEDDCYVVGTQGSPRSLQQNLNPPRREQKTSNIALVDCSEDSRSMDLESGSFRSAASLDAMPWALADNPMLDSYFAQTCSTWGARSSTTTFPAAAAVTAANEMDTVVDGDQPTSSGMTASSNSSASMVHASSSSSPSFERQLPARGKTKAEDGGSKITVKATYKEDTIRFKFEPSAGCFQLYDEVARRFGLQIGTFQLKYLDDEEEWVMLVNDADLQECLDILEDVGSRSVKFLVRDTPAAMGSSGSSNCFLIGGS, encoded by the exons ATGAATTTTGACGCATCTACTGGATGGTGCAACAACCCCACAATGGAGCAGTCGTATGCCTCTTATGAAAT AGGTACTTTTAATGTTGCTGGGAGTTCTTTTTGCTCTGGAGCTAAGATGGCTTTTCAACCCATGGATTCTCAATTTGGTTTTTCATTGAATTCCACAGAAGTAGACAATTCAAATGCTACAAGAAGTAACAACAGTTCTTTTCAACAGAACTTTGTTTCAGAAATTGGGTCAGATGCTAGTAGAAGTATCGGTTGTTTCCAACAGAATGTTGGTTCTGATATGGAGAATTGTTCTGATATGGGGAATTGTATGATTTCCAGGCCATTAGGACGTCCACTTGCTGAGAAGATGCTCACGGCTCTGTCTTTTTTTAAACGGTCATGTGAAGGAGGCATTCTTGCACAAGTTTGGGTTCCAATTAGAACGGGAGATCATTACATGTTAAGCACTTACGAGCAACCATACTTGCTTGACCAAACACTTGCAGGTTATCGTGAAGTCTCAAGGGCATTCACCTTCTCTGCAGAAGACAAATCAGGGCTTTTTCCAGGACTTCCTGGTCGAGTATTCATGTCTAAAGTTCCAGAGTGGACTTCAAATGTAGGCTATTACAACTTGGAGGAGTATTTGCGGGTAAAGCATGCTGCTCATCATGACGTTCGTGGATCTATTGCATTACCTGTTTTTGATCCTCCTGAGATGTCATGTTGCGCTGTTTTAGAGCTTGTGACTGTAGAAGAGAAATCTAATTTTGATTCAGAGATGGAAATGGTTTGTCAGGCCCTCGAG GCTGTGAACTTAAAGAGCACCACACCACCTCGACTTCAACAACAA TACTCAAATAACCAGAGAGCTGCCTTGGCAGAGATCATTGATGTTTTACGAGCAGTATGTCATGCTCATAGATTGCCATTGGCTTTGACATGGATTCCATGTAATTTCATCAGGGGAGATGCTGATGAAATAATAAGAGTACGTATTAAACAGAGTAACACAAGTTCAAGTGGAAAATGCATGCTATGCATAGAGGAGACAGCTTGCTATGTAAATGATAGAGAGATGCAAGGTTTTGTGCATGCATGCATGAAGCATTATATTGAGGAAGGGCAAGGTGTTTCTGGAAAAGCACTCCAATCAAATCATCCCTTCTTCTTCCAGGATGTAAAGAAGTATGACATCAGTGAGTATCCACTTGTTCATCATGCACGCAAGTTTGGCCTGAATGCTGCTGTCGCAATTAGGTTGAGAAGCACCTTCACTGGTAATGATGATTATATATTGGAGTTCTTTCTCCCCCTTAGCGTGAAAGGGGGTCCAGAACAGCAACTTTTGTTAAACAACCTCTCAGGCACCATGCAAAAGATGtgtaggagcttgaggagagtttCAGACACAGAGTTGCTTGGAGTAGAATGTTCTAAATTTGGGATTGAAAGGGGAGTACTTACAAATTTACCCCCAATGCCTGTATCTGGAAGTAACTCTCAATTGGAATCGTCagaatttgaattcaatttgGACAGGATGGGTTTGGATGCATCTAACCTAGGAGTTGAGGGACTGGTGGCAAGTGTTCCCCGTGAAAAG AAAACATGTGGATCAAGAAGACAGCAGGATAAAAGACGGACAGTGGCTGAGAAAAATGTGAGCCTCAGCCTCCTTCAGCAGTACTTTTCTGGGAGTCTCAAGGATGCAGCAAAAAGCATTGGAG TTTGCCCCACTACACTCAAAAGAATCTGCAGACAACATGGGATATCAAGATGGCCGTCCCGCAAGATCAACAAGGTGAACAGATCACTGAGGAAGATACAGACTGTCCTCAGTTCTGTTCAGGGAGTCGAAGGCGGATTGAAGTTCGACCCAGCCACTGGGGGGCTCGTAGCTGCAGGCTCCGTAATCCAAGACTTCGGTGCAGGTCCCAACATCCTTGTCCAGGACCTGCCCGTTCTGCACCCTGGGCCAGCTTCCCAAGCAGCACCCTCAGCACCTCCGGCAATAGGTGTTGATGGTGAGGTGAAGCTGGAGGAAGATGATTGTTACGTGGTTGGAACCCAGGGGTCCCCCAGGAGCTTGCAGCAGAACCTGAACCCGCCCAGGCGAGAGCAGAAGACATCCAACATCGCTCTGGTCGACTGTAGCGAAGACTCCAGATCCATGGATTTGGAAAGCGGATCGTTCCGGTCAGCAGCCAGCCTCGACGCCATGCCTTGGGCTCTTGCTGATAACCCCATGCTCGATTCCTACTTCGCCCAAACATGCAGCACATGGGGGGCCAGGAGCTCAACCACAACCTTCCCGGCTGCTGCTGCCGTTACCGCAGCCAATGAGATGGACACCGTAGTCGACGGTGATCAACCCACGTCTTCGGGCATGACAGCCTCGTCCAACAGCTCTGCCTCAATGGTTCATGCGAGTTCCTCAAGCTCGCCAAGTTTCGAGAGGCAGCTGCCGGCGAGGGGGAAGACAAAGGCGGAAGACGGTGGGTCGAAGATCACCGTAAAGGCTACATACAAAGAAGACACCATCAGATTCAAGTTTGAGCCTTCTGCTGGTTGCTTCCAACTATACGACGAAGTAGCCAGAAGGTTCGGACTTCAGATCGGCACATTCCAGCTCAAGTACCTTGATGATGAAGAAGAGTGGGTGATGCTGGTAAATGACGCCGATCTACAAGAGTGTCTTGACATTCTGGAGGATGTTGGATCCCGGAGCGTCAAGTTTCTCGTCCGGGACACTCCAGCCGCCATGGGTAGCTCCGGAAGCAGCAACTGCTTCCTGATCGGTGGATCTTAG